The nucleotide window GGCTTGGGCGGATCAGCCGCGGCGCCCACCGTAGGTTCGATCGGCGAAGGCTCGTGACGAACACCCTCAGGCGCCCGTGAAGTCGAGCAACGCCCGCACCACGGTCATCAGGTAGGCCGGCGCCCAGCGTTCGAAGTCCGGCTCCGGAACGCTGATCTGATACAGCACAAGGCCTTCCAGCGCACTGAGGTAGCGGTTGGCCGCCAGCTCCGGGTTCACGGCCCCCAGGCGTTCGAAGGCTCGCGTCTCGAGGTCGACGTGACGCCGCCGAGCCCTCGCCATCACCTCGGCCAGATCGGGACGGCGTGCCGCGTACAGATACAGCTCGTAGCGGGCCAGGGTGTTGGTGCGCCGGCTCATCAGTTCGGTGACGACCTCCCGAGCGATCTGATGGTGATCGAGCGTCGCCGGATCGGCCGCGGCCAGGCGCGCCCGGATCGCCGACTGCCAGGCGAGCAGCTCGTCGCCGACGAACTCCAGCAAGGCCCCCAGCAGGGCCTCGCGCGTGGCGAAGTGATAGGTCGTGACGCCGTGCGAGACCCCGGCGCGCCCCTCGATCGCCCGGTGGGTCAACGCCGACAGACCTCGTTCGGCCACCAGGTCACGGGCGCTCTCGAGCAGCAACAGCCGAGTCTGTTCCCCCTTGCTCCGCGCCATCGAGCCAGCCTACGAGCCACGGGCCGCCGGTCCGCCGAGAACCCCGCACCAATACTCTCCAGATGTAGA belongs to Kineosporiaceae bacterium and includes:
- a CDS encoding TetR family transcriptional regulator — translated: MARSKGEQTRLLLLESARDLVAERGLSALTHRAIEGRAGVSHGVTTYHFATREALLGALLEFVGDELLAWQSAIRARLAAADPATLDHHQIAREVVTELMSRRTNTLARYELYLYAARRPDLAEVMARARRRHVDLETRAFERLGAVNPELAANRYLSALEGLVLYQISVPEPDFERWAPAYLMTVVRALLDFTGA